A genomic window from Salvelinus sp. IW2-2015 linkage group LG13, ASM291031v2, whole genome shotgun sequence includes:
- the LOC111972336 gene encoding hyaluronidase-5-like, with protein MNLDRVSFRGLHFVECFFLMTLLGTNWALPKTDPPVDPDYPFLFMWNAPTELCETRFGVGLNLSHFQLVSSTLKSATNQSISIFYTDRFGLFPYVDEDTGEMYDEGLPQLIDFQEHREQAEDDIEYYIPEDQPGLAILDFEEWRPQWVRNWGSKDIYRDLSIETVKTKTPTLSDDEAEDRAKIVFERAAKRYFLRSLLVGKRLRPNRLWGYYLYPDCYNYDYNQDMSDYSGSCPELEQERNDELMWLWKESTALYPSIYLELILRDSYQARLFVRHRIQEAMRVSMLPNQSYAIPVYAYIRPVFKDSGDDYMSEYDLVNTIGEAAALGAAGVISWGDMNVTDSEDSCFNARRHLEKIMNPYILNVSTASRLCSEALCRANGRCIRKHWDRDDYLHLNPYTFQIKRYKTGNLAVKGEMSQYEIDWFADRFDCLCYSDKPCQSSITLNSFPNFVQSNGTPQYFQPFVILTSVCSMYVFL; from the exons ATGAATCTGGACAGGGTCTCCTTTCGTGGACTGCACTTCGTGGAATGTTTTTTTCTCATGACTCTGCTGGGAACTAACTGGGCACTACCTAAAACAGACCCACCTGTAGATCCTGACTACCCCTTCCTATTCATGTGGAACGCTCCCACAGAACTCTGCGAGACCAGATTTGGCGTGGGTCTCAACCTCTCCCACTTCCAGTTAGTGAGCAGCACTTTGAAGTCTGCCACCAACCAAAGCATCTCCATTTTCTACACTGACCGTTTCGGCCTCTTCCCCTACGTGGACGAGGACACAGGGGAAATGTATGACGAAGGCCTTCCACAGCTGATTGATTTCCAGGAACACCGTGAGCAGGCCGAAGATGACATTGAATACTACATCCCCGAAGACCAACCGGGCCTCGCCATCCTTGACTTTGAGGAGTGGCGACCACAGTGGGTCCGGAACTGGGGCAGCAAGGACATCTATCGAGATCTCTCAATTGAGACTGTGAAAACCAAGACCCCAACCTTATCCGACGACGAGGCCGAAGACAGAGCCAAGATAGTGTTTGAGCGAGCAGCAAAGCGATACTTTCTCCGATCTCTCTTGGTTGGGAAGAGGCTAAGACCCAACAGGCTTTGGGGATACTATCTGTACCCGGACTGTTACAACTACGACTACAACCAGGATATGAGTGATTATTCTGGGAGTTGTCCTGAGCTTGAGCAAGAGAGGAACGATGAGTTGATGTGGCTATGGAAGGAGTCCACTGCTCtttatccatccatctatctgGAGCTGATCCTGAGAGATTCCTACCAAGCCCGCCTATTTGTCCGCCACCGCATTCAGGAAGCTATGAGAGTATCCATGCTCCCCAACCAAAGTTACGCCATTCCTGTCTACGCCTACATCCGCCCAGTTTTCAAAGACAGTGGTGATGACTACATGTCAGAG TATGACCTGGTTAACACCATTGGGGAGGCAGCTGCCCTGGGAGCGGCTGGGGTGATCTCCTGGGGAGACATGAACGTCACTGACTCAGAG GACTCCTGTTTCAATGCCAGACGCCACCTGGAGAAGATCATGAATCCATACATCTTGAATGTTTCCACAGCATCGCGGCTGTGCAGCGAGGCTTTGTGTCGGGCGAATGGCCGATGCATAAGAAAGCACTGGGACAGAGACGACTACCTACACCTCAACCCATATACCTTCCAGATCAAGAGATATAAAACAGGCAATCTGGCTGTGAAGGGTGAAATGTCCCAATATGAGATTGACTGGTTTGCTGACAGATTTGACTGTTTGTGCTACTCTGACAAACCATGTCAGTCCTCCATTACTCTAAACTCCTTCCCCAACTTTGTCCAAAGCAATGGAACTCCCCAATACTTCCAACCGTTTGTCATTCTGACTTCTGTC